In Helianthus annuus cultivar XRQ/B chromosome 9, HanXRQr2.0-SUNRISE, whole genome shotgun sequence, the following are encoded in one genomic region:
- the LOC110879899 gene encoding conserved oligomeric Golgi complex subunit 2, with translation MAIQQQQPPATSPHLSPPPRTATADLFGDPIDSHPLWFKQSSFLSPNFDSESYISDLRTFVPFETLRSELQSHLSSLKHELVELINRDYADFVNLSTKLVDVDAAVLRMRAPLIEIRDKIVAFRGAVEGSLVSLQGGLRQRAEASAAREILELLIDTSHVVSKVEKLIKELHNVPVDGSNGDLHTAEKGHLSNGVSIQHAEIGANLRETQSMLLERIASEMNRLKFYFAHAKNLPFIENMEKRIQNASSLLDTSLGHCFIDGLVHKDENAVYNCLRAYAAVDNTRNAEEIFRSTIVAPLVQKVIPYTSSGVVGGLTGDDLEEDYKQIKQLIAENCIFLLEISSTENSGLHVFSFLANSILKEVLYAIQQGKPGAFSPGRPTEFLKNYKASLGFLADLEGYCPSRSAVSSFRAEAVYVDFMKQWNIGVYFSLRFQEIAGSLDSALVGSSLTPIQRSGLTLKQSVTLLECLRSCWKEDVLVISISDKFLRLTLQLISRYANWLSAGLSARRTRNSGSNSPYEWALAASHEDLVYIINDLDNLAAEVCGNYIGHVFDAIKTSTTEDVLDLVKNSISQGGKSLKDLVPSVIDSIIDTLVDKSNEELKQLHGIVAAYRMTKKPPPVRHSHYVSGVLRPLKVFLDGERATTYLTEDVKGKLVQGAAFKITGRYHEMAADIVNTARKTETSLQRIRLGAQRRAGASSDVSDVSDHNVSDTEKICMQLFLDIQEYGRNLATLEVEAAKIPAYCSLWQLVAPQNRQAEISF, from the exons ATGGCGATCCAGCAGCAACAACCACCGGCAACATCACCGCACCTATCTCCTCCGCCGCGTACCGCCACCGCGGACCTCTTCGGCGATCCAATCGACTCACATCCCTTATGGTTCAAGCAATCCTCATTCCTCAGCCCTAATTTCGACTCCGAATCCTACATCTCCGATCTACGAACCTTCGTCCCTTTCGAAACCCTAAGATCGGagcttcaatcacatctctcgtCTCTCAAGCACGAACTCGTGGAACTAATCAACAGAGATTACGCTGACTTCGTGAATCTCAGCACGAAACTTGTTGACGTTGATGCTGCTGTTTTGCGTATGCGAGCACCGTTGATTGAGATCCGTGATAAGATAGTGGCGTTTCGTGGTGCTGTTGAAGGATCGCTTGTGTCGTTGCAGGGTGGGCTTAGGCAGAGAGCCGAGGCGTCTGCTGCTAGAGAGATCTTGGAGCTTTTGATTGATACTTCTCATGTTGTGTCTAAG GTTGAGAAACTGATAAAGGAGCTGCATAATGTGCCCGTTGATGGCTCAAATGGAGATCTACACACTGCAGAAAAGGGTCATTTAAGTAATGGTGTCTCTATACAACATGCTGAAATTGGAGCAAATCTTAGAGAAACTCAAAGCATGCTTTTAGAAAGAATTGCTAGTGAAATGAACAGGCTAAAGTTCTACTTTGCTCATGCGAAG AACCTGCCTTTTATTGAAAACATGGAAAAAAGGATACAAAATGCCAGCTCATTATTGGATACAAGTTTAGGACACTGTTTTATCGATGGATTAGTACACAAGGATGAAAATGCAGTATACAATTGCTTACGTGCTTATGCTGCTGTGGATAACACACGAAATGCAGAAGAAATATTTCGGTCAACAATTGTGGCTCCATTAGTTCAGAAAGTGATTCCATACACTTCCTCTGGAGTTGTTGGTGGGCTCACCGGGGACGATCTTGAAGAAGACTATAAACAAATTAAACAGCTTATTGCAGAAAACTGTATATTTTTGTTGGAGATTTCTTCTACAG AAAATTCTGGTTTGCATGTATTTAGCTTCCTTGCTAATTCAATACTTAAGGAGGTTCTTTACGCAATCCAACAGGGAAAGCCAGGGGCCTTTTCGCCCGGAAGACCTACCGAATTCTTGAAAAATTATAAAGCAAGTCTAGGTTTTCTTGCTGATTTAGAAG GATATTGTCCTTCCAGATCTGCTGTCAGCAGCTTTCGAGCCGAGGCTGTATATGTAGATTTCATGAAACAATGGAACATTGGGGTGTATTTCTCATTAAG GTTTCAAGAAATTGCTGGTTCTTTAGATTCTGCACTTGTAGGTTCTAGTTTGACCCCAATTCAGAGATCAGGATTGACATTAAAGCAAAGTGTTACTCTTTTGGAATGCCTCAGATCCTGCTGGAAAGAAGACGTTCTTGTTATATCTATTTCTGACAAATTTCTTCGGTTAACATTGCAACTCATATCTAG ATATGCAAATTGGTTGTCAGCTGGACTATCTGCTCGTAGAACCCGTAATTCCGGCTCTAATTCTCCATATGAATGGGCACTTGCTGCTTCTCATGAGGATCTTGTTTAT ATAATTAACGATTTAGATAATCTAGCTGCGGAGGTTTGCGGCAACTATATTGGACATGTGTTTGACGCTATTAAAACATCTACTACAGAAGACGTACTTGATCTTGTTAAAAACAGCATTTCACAAGGTGGCAAATCTCTTAAAGACCTTGTCCCTTCTGTGATTGATTCCATCATTGACACTCTAGTTGATAAGTCTAATGAG GAATTAAAACAACTGCATGGAATAGTTGCTGCTTACAGAATGACTAAAAAGCCGCCTCCTGTAAGGCATTCCCATTATGTGTCAGGCGTTTTGCGACCCTTGAAG GTTTTTCTGGATGGTGAACGGGCCACCACATATCTGACAGAAGATGTTAAAGGTAAACTCGTGCAAGGTGCTGCATTCAAGATTACTGGTCGGTATCATGAGATGGCTGCTGATATCGTTAACACG GCAAGAAAAACAGAGACTTCACTTCAGAGAATACGTTTAGGTGCTCAAAGGCGAGCTGGTGCCAGCTCAGACGTATCAGACGTCTCGGACCATAACGTTTCTGACACAGAGAAAATATGCATGCAGTTATTTCTAGACATTCAG GAATACGGGCGTAACCTTGCGACGCTAGAGGTTGAAGCAGCCAAAATTCCAGCATATTGTTCATTGTGGCAGTTGGTTGCACCTCAAAATAGACAAGCGGAAATAAgcttctag